A window of Gadus chalcogrammus isolate NIFS_2021 chromosome 16, NIFS_Gcha_1.0, whole genome shotgun sequence contains these coding sequences:
- the otol1b gene encoding otolin 1b — protein MRIVSCHSVLFAVVAVALVMAPCFQAKTTAKPKHHYTKKPPAPPATAHSPRTPGSPKTPLKAPESKPTRAAEPPAPAAAERTPYPRDVVPDHHMEGTRPPSAGNENYTLDYNECYFNFCECCPPERGPRGPKGDRGLAGTVVPGPTGLPGPQGLKGTVGLKGDKGKKGDRGNVGLAGSPGIPGKPGEKGEGGSDGRNGEVGFQGSPGDKGEPGLNGTADKGEPGAEGPTGPPGLAGETGPKGDKGDRGECGTFGERGNTGVRGEPGHPGIPGGMGHPGLNGKYGPPGQPGVRGDPGPPGPHGEPGVKGPQGSPGLRGLFGPKGDRGYHGMRGERGHRGLKGAKGAGLPQKRSAFSVGIMPSKSFPPSGSPIRFDKVFYNEEGQYNASSHSFTCVHAGVYVFSYHITVRNKPLRAALVVNGSRRVRTRDSVQGQDIDQASTLLLLRLAAGDRVWLETLRDWNGAYASSEDDSVFSGFLLYSDEA, from the exons ATGAGGATCGTCAGCTGTCACTCGGTGCTTTTCGCGGTGGTTGCGGTGGCCCTCGTCATGGCTCCTTGCTTCCAGGCCAAGACCACAGCGAAGCCCAAGCACCACTACACCAagaagccccccgcccccccagccaCCGCACACAGCCCTCGGACCCCCGGCTCCCCAAAGACCCCGCTGAAGGCCCCGGAGAGTAAGCCCACGCGTGCAGCGGAGCCCCCGGCGCCGGCCGCCGCAGAACGGACCCCCTATCCCAGAGACGTGGTCCCCGACCACCACATGGAGGGCACTCGCCCCCCCAGCGCTGGGAATGAGAACTACACACTAGATTACAACGAGTGTTACTTCAACTTCTGCGAGTGCTGCCCGCCTGAGAGGGGACCCAGGGGCCCGAAGGGGGACAGGGGTCTGGCAGGTACGGTCGTT CCAGGGCCCACTGGCTTACCAGGACCGCAGGGTCTCAAAGGCACTGTGGGATTGAAAGGGGACAAGGGTAAA AAAGGTGATCGAGGAAACGTTGGATTGGCGGGGTCACCGGGAATTCCTGGAAAACCTGGAGAGAAAG GTGAAGGTGGTTCTGACGGCCGGAACGGAGAAGTTGGGTTTCAGGGCAGCCCCGGAGACAAAGGGGAGCCCGGCCTCAATGGGACGGCTGACAAGGGAGAACCAGGGGCCGAGGGTCCGACCGGACCTCCGGGACTGGCTGGGGAGACGGGCCCCAAGGGAGACAAAGGCGACAGGGGGGAGTGTGGCACCTTTGGGGAGAGAGGTAACACAGGGGTCCGCGGGGAGCCTGGACATCCTGGTATTCCGGGCGGAATGGGTCATCCTGGATTGAACGGCAAGTATGGCCCCCCGGGTCAGCCAGGGGTCCGGGGAGACCCGGGGCCCCCTGGACCTCACGGGGAACCTGGGGTGAAAGGGCCCCAGGGAAGCCCAGGACTAAGAGGCCTTTTCGGTCCAAAGGGGGACCGCGGTTACCACGGCATGCGGGGCGAGCGGGGCCACCGCGGGCTGAAAGGCgccaagggggcggggcttccccAAAAGCGCTCGGCCTTCAGCGTGGGCATCATGCCGAGCAAATCCTTCCCGCCGTCTGGTTCCCCGATCCGCTTCGACAAGGTCTTCTACAACGAGGAAGGCCAGTACAACGCCTCCTCCCACAGCTTCACCTGTGTCCACGCCGGGGTCTACGTCTTCTCCTACCACATCACCGTGCGGAACAAGCCACTGCGGGCGGCCCTCGTGGTGAACGGCTCGCGGCGGGTCCGGACACGAGACTCCGTCCAGGGTCAGGACATCGACCAGGCGtccacgctgctgctgctgcggctggcGGCC
- the sptssb gene encoding serine palmitoyltransferase small subunit B, whose translation MALQTLQTHLAWLYYQYLLVTGVYVLEPWERALFSSVLLSAAAMMGYTSYVFLPVHLRLALHFFSGVFGGQAESAVTLMI comes from the coding sequence atggCCCTCCAGACCCTCCAGACCCACCTGGCCTGGCTGTACTACCAGTACCTGCTGGTGACGGGTGTGTACGTGCTGGAGCCATGGGAGCGCGCCCTCTTCTCCTCCGTGCTGCTCTCGGCGGCGGCCATGATGGGCTACACCTCCTACGTCTTCCTGCCCGTCCACCTGCGCCTGGCACTGCACTTCTTCTCCGGCGTGTTCGGCGGGCAGGCGGAGAGCGCCGTGACGCTCATgatctga
- the ppm1lb gene encoding protein phosphatase, Mg2+/Mn2+ dependent, 1Lb: MAAADVQQSVIERQSPNRLELPGLPRPCSEPDRGFISFNGSWRVQGILAMSRSLGDYPLKHLNVVIPDPDIMTFDLDQQQPGFMILASDGLWDAFSNEEAVRFIRERLDEPHFGAKSLVLQSFYRGCPDNITVMVVKFKGRAPDK; the protein is encoded by the exons atggctgccgctgatgtgCAGCAGTCCGTT ATTGAGCGTCAGAGTCCAAACAGGCTGGAGCTGCCCGGGCTGCCCAGGCCCTGCTCTGAGCCGGACC ggggCTTCATCAGCTTCAACGGCTCGTGGCGGGTGCAGGGCATCCTGGCCATGTCCCGTTCCCTCGGCGACTACCCGCTGAAGCACCTCAACGTGGTCATCCCCGACCCCGACatcatgacctttgacctggacCAGCAGCAGCCGGGCTTCATGATCCTGGCGTCGGACGGGCTGTGGGACGCCTTCAGCAACGAGGAGGCGGTGCGCTTCATCAGGGAGCGGCTGGACGAGCCGCACTTCGGCGCCAAGAGCCTGGTGCTGCAGTCCTTCTACCGCGGCTGCCCCGACAACATCACCGTCATGGTGGTCAAGTTCAAAGGCAGGGCGCCCGACAAGTAG
- the LOC130405773 gene encoding uncharacterized protein LOC130405773, giving the protein MGGMESRRRQRQAGGQVLMLGLDGAGKTTLLYKLKHSERVVTVPTVGFNVEMLETRRPELELTVWDVGGQARMRPQWRHHYADTGVLVFVVDSGDRQRLGEAREELHQVLSCQSLRRIPLIVLANKQDLPGALSPAQLSMRLDLRRVCGERLWFVQPCSAASGMGLEEGFRRVAYLLKTWLRQTSKGCSETVTRSKLKCLAFVTVQQVLCFV; this is encoded by the exons ATGGGCGGGATGGAGTCCAGGCGGCGGCAGAGGCAGGCGGGGGGGCAGGTCCTCATGCTGGGGCTGGACGGAGCGGGGAAGACCACCCTGCTCTACAAACTGAAGCACAGCGAGCGCGTGGTCACCGTGCCGACCGTGGGCTTCAACGTGGAGATGCTCGAGACCAGGCGCCCCGAGCTGGAGCTGACGGTGTGGGACGTGGGGGGCCAGGCCCGGATGAGGCCCCAGTGGAGGCACCACTACGCGGACACGGGGGTCCTGGTGTTCGTGGTGGACAGCGGGGACCGGCAGCGGCTGGGGGAGGCCCGAGAGGAGCTGCATCAG GTGTTGAGCTGCCAGAGCCTCAGGAGAATCCCTCTCATTGTTCTGGCCAACAAGCAGGACCTGCCTGGAGCTCTGAGCCCCGCCCAGCTCAGTATGCGCCTGGACCTGAGGAGGGTGTGCGGGGAGCGGCTCTGGTTCGTCCAGCCCTGCTCTGCCGCCTCCGGTATGGGTCTGGAGGAGGGCTTCCGGAGGGTGGCCTACCTGCTGAAGACCTGGCTGAGACAGACCTCCAAAGGCTGTTCCGAGACGGTCACACGTTCAAAGCTTAAATGCTTGGCTTTTGTGACCGTGCAACAAGTCCTATGCTTTGTTTGA
- the kpna4 gene encoding importin subunit alpha-3: protein MADNEKLDNQRLKNFKNKGRDLETMRRQRTEVVVELRKNKRDEHLLKRRNVPHEDICEDSDADGDFRSQNTSLEAIVQNATSDNQGVQLSAVQAARKLLSSDRNPPIDDLIKSGILPILVHCLDRDDNPSLQFEAAWALTNIASGTSEQTQAVVQSNAVPLFLRLLHSTHQNVCEQAVWALGNIIGDGPQCRDYVISLGVVKPLLSFISPSIPITFLRNVTWVMVNLCRHKDPPPPMETIQEILPALCVLIHHTDVSILVDTVWALSYLTDAGNEQIQMVIDSGIVPHLVPLLSHQEVKVQTAALRAVGNIVTGTDEQTQVVLNCDALSHFPSLLTHPKEKINKEAVWFLSNITAGNQQQVQAVIDAKLVAMIIHLLDKGDFGTQKEAAWAISNLTISGRKDQVAHLIEKQVIPPFCNLLTVKDAQVVQVVLDGLSNILKMADDEAETIANLIEECGGLEKVEQLQNHENEDIYKLAYEIIDQFFSSDDIDEDNALVPEAIQGGTYGFNSSTNVPAEGFQF, encoded by the exons ATGGCGGACAACGAGAAACTGGACAACCAGCGGTTGAAGAATTTCAAGAACAAGGGCCGTGATTTGGAG ACTATGAGAAGACAAAGGACTGAAGTCGTTGTGGAACTGCGAAAG AACAAACGAGATGAACACCTTCTAAAAAGGAGAAATGTTCCTCACGAGGACATCTGTGAGGACTCTGATGCTGATGGAGATTTCCGATCG CAAAACACCTCTCTTGAAGCAATAGTACAA AATGCCACCAGTGATAACCAGGGGGTGCAGCTGAGTGCAGTCCAGGCTGCCAG GAAGTTGTTATCCAGTGACCGGAACCCCCCCATAGATGACCTCATCAAGTCCGGGATCCTGCCGATCCTCGTGCACTGTCTGGACAGAGATGACAA cccCTCCCTCCAGTTCGAGGCTGCCTGGGCGCTGACCAACATCGCGTCAGGGACCTCCGAGCAGACCCAGGCCGTGGTCCAGTCCA ACGCCGTGCCTCTGTTCCTGAGGCTGCTCCACTCCACCCACCAGAACGTGTGCGAGCAGGCCGTCTGGGCCCTGGGAAACATCATCG GTGACGGCCCGCAGTGCAGAGACTACGTCATCAGCCTGGGCGTGGTCAAGCCCCTTCTGTCCTTCATCAGCCCCTCCATCCCCATCACCTTCCTCCGCAACGTCACCTGGGTGATGGTGAACCTCTGCCGCCACAAGGACCCGCCGCCCCCCATGGAGACCATCCAGGAG ATCCTCCCGGCGCTGTGCGTGCTGATCCACCACACCGATGTCAGT ATCCTGGTCGACACGGTGTGGGCCCTGTCCTACCTGACGGACGCCGGCAACGAGCAGATCCAGATGGTCATCGACTCGGGCATCGTGCCCCACCTGGTGCCCCTGCTCAGCCACCAAGAGGTCAAAGTTCAG aCGGCGGCGCTGCGGGCCGTGGGGAACATCGTGACGGGAACAGACGAGCAGACCCAGGTGGTCCTGAACTGTGACGCCCTGAGCCACTTCCCCTCCCTGCTGACGCACCCCAAGGAGAAGATCAacaag GAGGCGGTGTGGTTCCTGTCAAACATCACGGCGGGAAACCAGCAGCAGGTGCAGGCGGTCATCGACGCCAAGCTGGTGGCCATGATCATTCACCTGCTGGACAAG GGGGACTTCGGCACCCAGAAGGAGGCTGCCTGGGCCATCAGCAACCTGACCATCAGCGGGAGGAAGGACCAG GTGGCCCACCTGATCGAGAAGCAGGTGATCCCGCCGTTCTGCAACCTGCTGACGGTGAAGGACGCCCAGGTGGTGCAGGTCGTGCTCGACGGCCTCAGCAACATCCTCAAGATGGCCGACGACGAGGCGGAGACCATCGCCAACCTCATCGAAGAGTGTGGAG GTTTGGAGAAGGTGGAGCAGCTGCAGAACCATGAAAATGAAGACATCTACAAGCTGGCCTATGAAATCATCGACCAGTTCTTCTCTTCTGATGAT ATCGACGAGGACAACGCGCTGGTCCCGGAGGCCATCCAGGGGGGCACCTACGGCTTCAACTCCTCCACCAACGTGCCCGCAGAGGGGTTCCAGTTCTAG